ATGTCGCCGAAGTTTGCCATGATAGCTCCTTATCGTGGTTCCCCTGACGGTCGGTGAGAGCGTGTACCTTGTACTTCTCCGCCGAGCACGTCAAGGACTGTTTGTACCAGGGGATCGGCTGTTGCTGGAGAGGTTTGCGGGCTTTGTTGTGTGGACAGTGCGCGGGGTGCCTCAGCGGTTGCTCCGCTTGTTGTTCCAGAAGAATCAGCAGAAGAGGATGGTGCACCGTCCTTGGTGATGTCGATCTTCAGTGGGTGACCGAAAAACCGCTGGGCGATCTCTTCGAGCAACGTACGGCTTTCCTTGCGCGTCAGCTCCTTGAAATACATGTCTTTTTCGAGGCGGACGCGCATGGTGGTCTGAGTTAGCTCAAGCAACTGCGCGGATTTCAACGGGAAGAAGAGTGAGATTTTCTCTTTCTGCACGGCGCGGAGGAACCCCTCCCACGCCTCTGGGTCATCCGCTGCAACGCCCAAGGACTCCTCTACCCGAGGAGAGAATTCCTGGCGGGGAGGTGGCGGCATGTTCGGTTGCGTCGCGGGACGTTCTTCGCGACGTATGGGAGTGAAAGGAGCAGAAGGCGGCGGTGCTGCTGGTGAAGTCGAAAAGGGTTTCGCTTGCGGTGGCGAAAACGCGACCGAGGACTGTGTAGTTCCGGTCAGCGCTTGTTGCAAAGTTTCCAGACGGGCCAGGGCTTCTTCGATGGGCAGAAGTGGTGGTTGGCTCGCCAGTTTGACCAACGTCATCTCGATGACGAGTTGCGGATAGGCCGTCTTGCCGATTTCTTCGTCGGCGTGCAGCAGTAACGTGAAAAACCGCTGGAGATCTTCCAAAGAGCGTTCCGCCGTCTGTTTGCGCACCAGCGTCACTTCATGATCTGGAAGGTCCATCAATAACGACGGGTCCGCGCTAATTTTTGCGGCAACCAGATGGCGGCAGTGCTCAAGCAGGTCCCGACTCAGGCGACGCGGGTCGTAGCCATACCGATACAGGTCCCCGGCAATCTGCAGCGCTTGCGCAGGATCGCGCGCGAGCACCGCATCAACGACGCGGAAGAAGGCTTGTCGGTCGGCAACGCCGAGGGCGTCTTTGACGGCTTGCTCGGTAATTTGCCCACCGCTCCAGGCGATGACCTGATCCAGCAGCGATTGCGCATCGCGCAACCCGCCATCGGCTTCGCGGGCGATCATGGCGAGGCCCACGTCATCCGCCGTCAGTCCCTCATGGCGAATAATGTCATCGAGGCGTTGCATCAGCTCGCGCAACGGAATGCGCTTAAAGTCGTAGCGTTGGCAACGGGACAGGATCGTTGGCAGGACTTTGTGCGACTCCGTGGTGGCGAAGATGAACGTGACATGCGGCGGTGGTTCTTCCAGGGTTTTGAGCAGCGCATTGAACGCCGCGTTGGAGAGCATGTGGACTTCGTCGATGATGATGACGCGCGAGCGACTTTTCGCCGGACGGTATTGGACGCCTTCTGTCAGATCGCGAATGTTATCGACGCCGGTGTGCGAGGCCCCGTCGATTTCCAAGACATCCAGCGCCGTCCCGGCAGTGATTTCCAGACAGTTGCTGCACGTGTTGCACGGGTCGGGAGTCGGGCCTTTTTCGCAATTGAGCGCTTTGGCTAGAAGGCGTGCGGTGGTGGTTTTGCCTACTCCGCGCGGGCCGGTAAAAAGGAAAGCGTGGGCAACGCGGCCACTGGTAATGGCATTGCGCAGCGTGCGCGTGACATGTTCCTGCCCGACGACTTCAGCAAATGTTTGTGGGCGCCACTTACGGGCGAGAACAAGATAGCTCACGCGCTAGATCCTCGAAATAATGAATGAGGAACGATAAGTGATGAATGATGGCAAGCAACAGCTATCTTCGAGGTATTTTCAATTCATCATCCAACATTGCACATTACATCGTTGAATGGTCTGCCACTGGTGATAGCTAGGCTTCCCTACGGCACAGGGTTAGAATCGGTACCGTTGCTTCCTTCCGGATCTGGCGGGGTTCCCGACCTCCCTTGCGCAGGACCTAGCTATCACCACTGACGGAGAGGGAGGGATTCGAACCCTCGGTACCCGCAAAGGCACACACGATTTCCAGTCGTGCCCGATCGTCCACTCCGGCACCTCTCCCTGCGGGACTCGCACGAACAGCTCCGCGTTTATCGCCGTTTTGGCCCGAGCAGTTGTACCACCTCCACTCTGCTCTCGCAAGGAACGCTTGGCCCTGGAGAGCATCACGATTTCTTGGCCCTTACCTGTCAATTGTAGGGAATGGCGCACCGGGAATAACCGTCTCCCCCTCGCCACTCTCTGTGCCGTCGCCGGTGCGCACGTCGGTGTGGTTCCCGGCCGCCGAAGGCTTTGGAGTGCGGGAGCCACGCTCCCGCTATGGCAGCGTAGCGCTCCGGGCCGTGCCGCCGGGATTCTCCCACGCTTGGCAGTGAAAGCGCCGTCACGACGGCGCACTCCAAAGCGACGCCTGCGGCGCGCAAAAAATCATCAAATGACCAACTCACGAGCCGCCACGGACGGCACGCACGAAAAGGGGTTACTCATACGTGCTTTTGTAGATGGGTAAATGCTCGGTCTGGGCCATCCGCCGGTTCCTTGTAGGGGCGACCCTGGTGGTCGCCCTCACTGTGGGCAGGCACCAGGCCTGCCCCTACGTTGCCCAGGCCATCCCGAAAAAATTTTCGGCTGGGGGCCTTCAGCCCCCAGACCCCCAATCATCAAATGACCAAATGATCAAATGCTCAACTCACGAGCCGCCACGGACGGCGCGAACGAAAAGGGAGTTATCCTTACCGTAGAGGCTGACGTACCCGAGGTTGAAGTACACGTACCACGCGTTGGACGGGGTGGTGGCGTTGGATGTAGACGACCAGTAGGTGGACGCCACGGTAGGGCCAAACGCCGCATTCATCACCGGCCCTGGGTAAGGAATGCTGTAGTCTACGATGCTCTGCAATTCCTTGATGTTGGGAATCCGCCAGTCATTATGCCCCGCATAGCCGGTGCCACCTTCTACATTCACATCGCCGAGCCAGTCCCAGATCGTCTCCTGTGATCCGTTGCCTGACCAGTGGTAGTAATTATCTGCATCATGGAGATTGGCGAAGTTCGTGGTCGAATCCAGGCTGGTCTTCTTCTCCCACATCAGCCCGGTATTGTTGTCCGTGACCGTCCCGTCACCGTTATCGGTGTACGCCAGCGTCGCCCCGGCCTGCACCGTGCCGTCATCCGGCACTGCGACTGGCCCGACGATCCCATCGTTCAGGTCAGCCGTGTACGCCGTCGTCTGCCCCGTCGCCGGAAACTGCGTCCCGGCACACGGCGGCGGCGCGGTCCCCTCGAGCGTCGCCGCAATGTCCGCCACGCAGGTATCGACGAGGTCCTCAATCACGGCGACATCGCCCGTCACCGGACACGCCCCGCCCGCCTTGGCTGCTGCCGCTTCCGCGTTCGCAAACGCTTTGCTGAACGCCGCTTCACACGCCGCCGGATGCGACGGGTTGCCGCGAAGGGCCTGCACTTCGT
This DNA window, taken from Deltaproteobacteria bacterium, encodes the following:
- the dnaX gene encoding DNA polymerase III subunit gamma/tau; this translates as MSYLVLARKWRPQTFAEVVGQEHVTRTLRNAITSGRVAHAFLFTGPRGVGKTTTARLLAKALNCEKGPTPDPCNTCSNCLEITAGTALDVLEIDGASHTGVDNIRDLTEGVQYRPAKSRSRVIIIDEVHMLSNAAFNALLKTLEEPPPHVTFIFATTESHKVLPTILSRCQRYDFKRIPLRELMQRLDDIIRHEGLTADDVGLAMIAREADGGLRDAQSLLDQVIAWSGGQITEQAVKDALGVADRQAFFRVVDAVLARDPAQALQIAGDLYRYGYDPRRLSRDLLEHCRHLVAAKISADPSLLMDLPDHEVTLVRKQTAERSLEDLQRFFTLLLHADEEIGKTAYPQLVIEMTLVKLASQPPLLPIEEALARLETLQQALTGTTQSSVAFSPPQAKPFSTSPAAPPPSAPFTPIRREERPATQPNMPPPPRQEFSPRVEESLGVAADDPEAWEGFLRAVQKEKISLFFPLKSAQLLELTQTTMRVRLEKDMYFKELTRKESRTLLEEIAQRFFGHPLKIDITKDGAPSSSADSSGTTSGATAEAPRALSTQQSPQTSPATADPLVQTVLDVLGGEVQGTRSHRPSGEPR
- a CDS encoding DUF1566 domain-containing protein; translated protein: MMCTHFSRWFQLGATAGWSSRAVVFSLVVTSSLARAADPATVCEAAKLNAAGKKAICLVANEVQALRGNPSHPAACEAAFSKAFANAEAAAAKAGGACPVTGDVAVIEDLVDTCVADIAATLEGTAPPPCAGTQFPATGQTTAYTADLNDGIVGPVAVPDDGTVQAGATLAYTDNGDGTVTDNNTGLMWEKKTSLDSTTNFANLHDADNYYHWSGNGSQETIWDWLGDVNVEGGTGYAGHNDWRIPNIKELQSIVDYSIPYPGPVMNAAFGPTVASTYWSSTSNATTPSNAWYVYFNLGYVSLYGKDNSLFVRAVRGGS